The Stigmatella aurantiaca DW4/3-1 genome contains the following window.
GAGGCGTGCTGCTGGTGCACACGTCGTTCCGCGCGGTCCGGCCCGTTGAGGGTGGGCCCTTGGGGCTGATCGGTGCGCTGCAAGCAGCGCTCGGCCCCACGGGGACGTTGGTGATGCCCACGATGACGGACGGCGAAACGGTGTTCGATCCACGGTCCACCCCCACGGAGGGGATGGGCATCACCGCGGAGGTGTTCTGGCGGCAGCCGGGGGTTTTGCGGAGCACCCACCCTGGAGGCTCCTTCGCGGCCTCGGGTCCGCTCGCTGCCCGGATCTGCGAGCCCCAACCGCTCTCTCCTCCCCATGGGCCGGACAGCCCCGTGGGCCGCGTTCACTCGCTGGACGGGCAGGTGCTCCTGCTGGGGGTCACCCACAGCGAGAACACGACCCTGCACGTCGCGGAGGCACTTGCCGGGGTGCCGTATTCGGTGTCGCACCCATGTGTCGTGGAGGACAACGGGACCGCGAAGACCGTGCTGATCGCGGAGACCGATCACTGTTGCCGCGGCTTTCGAGTGGCCGATGACTGGCTGCGCCCACGAGGCCTTCAGCGAGAAGGGCAGGTCGGAAACGCCCATGCCCGCCTCTGCAACGCACGCGATCTGGTCCGGCTCGCGGTCGAACACCTCGCTGCCGATCCGCTCACTTTCCTGTGCGCCCCAGAAACCGGCTGTGAGGAGTGTGACGCAGCCCACGCGAGCATTCCTGCCGGGGTCCGAAGGTGATGTGATTGGAGCCCGAGACAGCATGGGGCGCTGCGTGTTCATCGGCTCGGCCTTTCCCTTGGTGCTGTCGCGTCAAACCGCCTCGACGAGCGCCGCGAGCTTCGCGAGTGACATCCGCCAACCGGTCTCGTTGTCGGCGGGGGGCACACCACTCGGCAATCCCTCGTGCACGGCGAGCAAGTCGGTGCCGCCCTCCGCGTCGGAGAGCGTGATCGTGATCGTCATCTCGCCGCGCAGCGCGGGATCCTCCGTCTCGAACTCGACCACTTCGACCACCTGCTCGTCCGGCACGAGTTTCACGAAGCGGCCGTGGTACGTGTCCGTCTGTGCCGTCGTCTTTCCGGTCTCTGTGGGCGCATCGTACGTGAGCGAGATACGGACCGAGCCCCCTTCGCGGGGGTCGAACACGTGCACGTGGCTGGTCATGCCGTCCGGTACTCTCCACGCCGTGACCGAGCGCTCATCCAGAAGCGCGCGATAGACGCTCGCGCGGGGCGCATTGACATGGCGGCGGATGCGGGTCGAGCTCATGCCCGGAAATTAGCACGCACCGATCACCCTGGGATGTAGCTCCTCCCAGGCGGTCCTCCCGCGTCGGCCGTCCCGCTCTTCCCTCGGCACACGGCTCCTCTTCGCTCAACCCGTTCGAGGGGACCCCTCTCGGGCGCGCTCTGGACGAACGGGTACCCCTCACGACTCTGTTGAAGAACTTGTAAGACACTCCACTAGATTTGAATGCTGTGCAAGCGGCGTTCGACCATGACCGCCCTTGGAAGGACTTGGGACCGTGGCTGCGCAGGACAATGAATGGCAGACATCCGTGACATGTCACCGGCCGCTGGCCAGGATTTGACGCAATTGCCGCGCAAAGAAAGCGGGGGACTGAGGCACCTTGGCGCCCGTCAACGCCTCTCAACACGGAGCAACCCGCATGAAGACGATGAAGTGGATGATGCCGGCCGCAGTGGTGGTGTCGATGTCCCTCTCGCTGGTGGGCTGTGGTGGCCAGCCTTCTGACAATGGCCAATCGCCGCGGACCCAAGAGCAGAACCTGGGCCCCAACAAGGAGTTCTACGGCTCGGACACCTTGAAGGAGGTCTTGATCGCCGCCAACGTTCAGTCGGCCGCGGGCCTGACCATCGAGGGCAAGGGTTCGGGCGTGGGAGAGGGCTGCCTGCGCAATGGCTCGAGCCCCTACTGCATCGGCCGTCAGCAGACGCTCGCGCCCATGTCCCGTGACTTCAAGGCGGGCACCTGTCCGGGGGGCACCGCCTCGGGCGGCGCCTGCTGCCCTGGCGAGTCCAGCAACGCCGTGGCGCTCGACGCGGTGAGCGCGTTTGTCCGCAGCACCACCTACAGCGCCCTGCCCAACAACAGCATCTCCACGGCCGACCTCAAGAAGGTCTTCTGCGGCGACGGCACCGGCAGCGCCTCCACCTGCGTCAGCAACTGGTCCGCGCTGGGCCGCCCCACCGCGGGCGCCATCGCCAAGTACCGCCGGGACGATCTGTCCGGCACGACCGACACCTTCAAGTCGCTGGTCGGCTGCACCACGTTCTGCTCCGACGTGACCGTCATCCTCGATGAGTCGAGCGCCAACCCCGCCGCCTGCGCCACCACCGACAGCGCCACCGTCTGCATTGGCAAGCTGGCGGCGAGCAATGCCAACGCCATCGGCTACGCCGGTGACTCCGCCCGGCGCACCGGCAACGCGGCGCTCAAGGTGAACGGCATCGCCCCCACCCCCGCCAACGTCCGCAAGCTGCTCGCCAGCAACCCCGCGGGCGTCTACCCGCTCTCGCGCAAGCTCTTCCTCAACGAGAACGTGAACTACACGAAGACGGCCGAGGAGCAGGCCCTCTATGACTGGGTTTACAGCACCAACACCCAGGACTTCGAGAATCTCCTGGTTGAGCAGGGTTTCATTGCTTGCAGCGATGTCAGCCCGCTCGATTGTGGCGGGGATCTGGGCCGCGGCTCTGGCGTGTGCCAGGGCTTGTGAGCCGAAGCCTCTCCTCTGAGTGAGCCCGGGGCCGGGGGAGCTTTTGCTCCTCCGGCCCTTCTCTTTCTGAAAGACATCTGCTCGTCACAAACGCCGCGGGCTGAAAGATTCCAGCCAGGCTTTCGTTACCATTTCTTGTCAATCCCTCGCACCCCTTCTCCGGTAAGCGTTGCGCAGCGCAGGAGGAGAACCGGTCTCATGGGGATGACAAGGAATAGGCCCGGCAAGGGTCTCGCCTTCGGTGTACCGCTGCTCATGCTGGTCTTGGCGGGAGGGTGCTCGTCCCAGGAAGGGCCTCCTGCCGCCCCGGATGGAGGGCCGCCCGGCACGGGCACGCCCGACGCGGGCAGCGACGGCGGCCCAGGCCCCACGCCCGTCACGTGTCTGCCGACGAACTCGAACGAGCGCATTCCCCTGCGCCTCGCGGCCACCCGCGAGCCGGTCTTCGAGACCTTCGACAACCTGAGGGCGCGCGTGGACACGCAGTGTGGCACGTGCCACAAGGCCCCCGAGATCCGAGGCGGCTTCCAGTACACCTCCAGCCATGCGGGGCTGAGGGACGCGGCCACGTCCATGGCCCGGATGGCCACGCAGGGCGCCATGCCGCCCCTGCCCACCTCGGACCAGCTCAAGCAGGCCGTGGCGCTCGGCCAGGCGCTCTCGTCCTGGCTGGCGCAGGGCACGCCCGAGGGCTCCTTCGAGGTGCGGGAAGAGGGCTCGAGCGACGGGGGCGTGGCGGTGGCGCGCGACGTGGGCGAGGCGATGACCGACCTGGGCCACTGCATCCCCGGGGCCGCGCCGCTGGGCCGTGATCCGGAGAAGGACGCCTGGTTCGCCCAACTCACCACGCTGCCCCGCCTCCTGTCCGAGACGGACACCGGCATCGTGACGTTCGACGCGCGGACGCTCGCCCAGCACGGCACCGTGGCGTTCGCGCCCACCTATCCCCTCTTCTCGGATCACGCCAAGAAGCTGCGCCAGGTGCACGTGCCCGCGGGGAGCTCCATCCGGTACGAGCCCTCCACCCAGCGCTTCGACATCCCTCCCAACACCCGCTTCTACAAGACGTTCTTCAAGCCGGTGAAGGATGCCCAGGGCCGCGTGGGCTACCGGAAGATCGAAACGCGGCTCATCGTCGTGCGCCAGCCCTGGCAGGACTCGCTCTTCGGCACGTACCTGTGGAACGAGGAAGAGACGGTGGCGGAGTTGCATGACTTGCGCTACCGCGACGGCTCGAGCTTCTCGGACCGCGTCCTCGTCTACCGCACGGACGAGGCCACCGGCACCACGCGCAACTACGCCATCCCCGGCCGGCACCGCTGCATCGACTGCCACACCGGCTCCGAGGCGCAGAACTTCGTCCTTGGCTTCACCCCCTTGCAGCTCAACCGGCGGCCCGCCGGAGAGGGAGGCGTGGACGCCTCGGCGAGCGTGCTCCCGGATGAGCTGTCCCAGGTGGACCGGATGATCCAGTACGGCGTCCTCACCGGCATTCGCTCGAGCGCGGACCTGCCGAAGCTGGAGACGTATGGCAGCAAGCGCCCGCGCAACCTCCAGGAGCTGGAGCTTCAGGGCTATTTCATTGGCAACTGCGCGCAGTGCCACAACCCCGAGGGCTTCGCGGTGAAGAGCAACCCCGCGATCGCCTCGTTGGACTTCTCCGCCGGCGGCATCCTGTACCAGTTCCCACCGTCGCTGAAGGAGAGCAACGGGCTGCGCCCCTATGTCCACCTGGGGGTAACGGACTTCGCCGCGGACCTGCGGAGCCCAGCGCCCGCCAGCACGCTCTTCCAGCGCGTCGCCCGCGACACCGACGAGCGCATCATCCACATGCCCGCCAACGTCCCAGGCCAGGACTGCCGCGCCGCGCTCCTGGTGGCGCGGTGGATCGCCTCGCTGGATTGGCCCCGGGACAACGGGCTGAGCCAGGAGCAGAAGGAAGCCCAGCGTCAGGAGCGCCTGCGCCAGGCGGAGCTGGCCGTGAGAGACACCTGCCAGGACCCGCCCGATGTGCGCTGGGTCTCCGAGGATTTCACCGACAAGGTCCCCTACGAGCCGCGCAACCCCCACTGGGCCACCAGCATGGGCACCCCGCCTTTCGAGTACCTGACGCGCTACCCCATCACCCAGGCCCACGAGACACTCGCCCGCCAGCGCATCCCCACCAACTTCTGGATTCCGAAGCCGGGCTGCCACTTCGAGTCCAGCGCCCCGCCGCCGTCCATCGAGCCGTGGATGAAGGACGCGCTGGGCAATCCCAAACAGCCCTGGGGAGAGCTCTATTACGCCACCCCCGGTGCCGTGGTGTTCCAGGGCATCTGCGCCAACTGCCATGGCCGCGCGGGGGATGGGCAGAGCGGCGCCGCCAAGACGTTGGTGGCGCTCAACGGGTCGCGCGTGGCCAACCTCGTGAAGGGGCTGGCCGGCACCTCCTCCACGGGCGAGCCCCACATGGCGATGTTCGAGCGGGTGCTGGGCCCTCATGGCGGGGCCCGCTACCTGGCATGGATGGCCTCGGGGGGCACCACGGTGACGTTCACCCCGGAGTTCATGCAGGCGTGGATCAAATACGGCGATGTGGACATCGACTTCTCGCCCCGGGAGACGGACTGGGGCAAGTGGGGCGCCAACATGCTCGGAGCCGCCCGCGGCGCGTGTGATCTCGTGCGCGCCGGCAAGTTTGGCACGGGCTCGAGCGAGCCCCCCAGCGGCAATCCCAACGCCCTGGGCGGCGCCACCCTGTGGAAGCGGGTCTGCACCCTCGACAACCCCCTGACGCCGGACATCGAAGCCGGGACGGATGACGCCGCAGTCGCGGAGTGGCTCCAGCGCGCGCAGTTCAACGCGGGCGTGATGGCCTACTTCTACCTGCGCGACGAGCTGTCCCAGGGCCGCATCGCTCCGCTGCGCAGCGAGTGCGCCAAGCGGTGAGTTCCCGGTGTGCCATGTCGTGTCTGTGTCTTCCTTGGGGAGAATCCGCGTGAAGAAAAACATTCCAGGTATCTGGTGGTTGGTGACCGTCCT
Protein-coding sequences here:
- a CDS encoding AAC(3) family N-acetyltransferase, with the translated sequence MTSAPGAFSIVNDPKIEQDLRTLGVREGGVLLVHTSFRAVRPVEGGPLGLIGALQAALGPTGTLVMPTMTDGETVFDPRSTPTEGMGITAEVFWRQPGVLRSTHPGGSFAASGPLAARICEPQPLSPPHGPDSPVGRVHSLDGQVLLLGVTHSENTTLHVAEALAGVPYSVSHPCVVEDNGTAKTVLIAETDHCCRGFRVADDWLRPRGLQREGQVGNAHARLCNARDLVRLAVEHLAADPLTFLCAPETGCEECDAAHASIPAGVRR
- a CDS encoding SRPBCC domain-containing protein; translation: MSSTRIRRHVNAPRASVYRALLDERSVTAWRVPDGMTSHVHVFDPREGGSVRISLTYDAPTETGKTTAQTDTYHGRFVKLVPDEQVVEVVEFETEDPALRGEMTITITLSDAEGGTDLLAVHEGLPSGVPPADNETGWRMSLAKLAALVEAV
- a CDS encoding substrate-binding domain-containing protein, giving the protein MKTMKWMMPAAVVVSMSLSLVGCGGQPSDNGQSPRTQEQNLGPNKEFYGSDTLKEVLIAANVQSAAGLTIEGKGSGVGEGCLRNGSSPYCIGRQQTLAPMSRDFKAGTCPGGTASGGACCPGESSNAVALDAVSAFVRSTTYSALPNNSISTADLKKVFCGDGTGSASTCVSNWSALGRPTAGAIAKYRRDDLSGTTDTFKSLVGCTTFCSDVTVILDESSANPAACATTDSATVCIGKLAASNANAIGYAGDSARRTGNAALKVNGIAPTPANVRKLLASNPAGVYPLSRKLFLNENVNYTKTAEEQALYDWVYSTNTQDFENLLVEQGFIACSDVSPLDCGGDLGRGSGVCQGL